The Jiangella sp. DSM 45060 genome contains the following window.
ACCCAGCGGGCGCTGGTGCGCATGCTGCGCGAGGCCGGCGCCGCCGAGGTGCACGTGCGCATCTCCAGCCCGCCGGTCAGCTGGCCCTGCTTCTACGGCATCGACTTCGCGTCCCGGGCCGAGCTGATCGCCACCGGCCTGTCCACCGACGAGATCTGCCGGTCCATCGGCGCCGACTCGCTCGGCTATGTGTCGCTCGACGCGCTCATCGAGGCGTCCACCGTGCCGAAGAACGACCTCTGCCGCGCCTGCTTCGACGGCGTCTACCCGATCGAGCCGCCGGCCCGCGCCGGGAAGGACCTCCTGGAGCAGGACCCCATCCCCGGCTGCGAGACACCCGACCGCGACGGCCTGGCGCGAGCCGCGTCACTCGGCGATCCCGCCGACGGCCTGAACTCCCTGCTCAGCGCCGGTGGTGCCGCCGATGCGTTGCGGCGTCCGTGAGGCGGGGTTGTGACAAAACGCCCGAAATGTGGTTGCCTGCTCCTCGGTCACGAAATGGTATCGAGCTGAGTATGGGAGAGAAGTAGTGTCGCAGCCGCGTCATGGTCGGTCTCGTCATCGACGGGCCAAGCTGGCGGCGCTCACCCGTCTGCCCGCACTCACTCGGCGCCGGGTCGCCCTGCTGGCCGCGCCGGTGGTGCTGGCCGGTGCCGCCGTCGCCGGAGTCACGCTCTGGCCCGACGACGCCGCCGTCGGCGACAACGCCACCGCGTCGATGGACCTCCCGGAGCGCGAGGAGTCCGCGAGCCGCGGCCAGGACCGTCCGGAGCTGCCGTCGGTGACACCGAACGCGGCGCCGACGCCCACCGCGACGCCCACGCCCACGCCGACGCCGACCCCCACACCGACGCCGACTCCCACGCCCACCCCGACCCCGACTCCGACTCCCACACCGGAGCCGACGGTGGCCGGGCAGCTGTTCGTGACGGCCGGCCTGAACGTGCGCACCAGCCCCGACCTCGAGGCCGAGGTCGTCACGGTGCTCGGATCCGGCGCCGAGGTCGACATCACCGGCGCCACCGAGGGCACCTGGTCGCAGATCCTGCTCGACGGCGAGCCGTACTGGGTGGCCACCGAGTACCTGGCCCAGGAGCCGCCCGCCGAGGAGCCGTCCGGCGGCATCTCCGCCGCCGAGTGCGAGTCCGGCTCCGGCGTCGAGGACGGCCTCACCCAGGACGCCATCCGGGTGCACCGGGCTGTCTGCGCGGTCTTCCCGCAGGTGACGTCGTACGGCGGCCTCCGCTCCGGCGACGGCGGCGAGCACGGCAGCGGCCGCGCCCTGGACATCATGATCAGCGGCTCCGTCGGCGACGACATCGCGGCCTACGTCCGCGAGAACTACCGCGAGCTGGGCGTCAGCGAGGTCATCTGGGAGCAGCGCATCTGGACCGTCGAGCGCTCCTCGGAGGGCTGGCGCTGGATGGAGGACCGCGGCGACGCGACCGCGAACCACTACGACCACGTCCACGTCACCGTCTACGGCAACGAGGGCACCACCTGACGCGTGCTCGGCACGGCTGGTCGTCGTTCGGTGGCGTCACGCTGCCGCGTTGCGCAGCCGGATCCCGCTGAATCCGACCGAGCTGTTGACGACCGCGTCCCAGAACGGGCCGAGGGCGGTCAGGACCCGCAATTGGATTCCGGCCTCCTCGTGCAGCCGGAGCAGGTCTCCGACGGGCTCGGCCGGACCCAGCGGTTCGACCGGCTCGGTGGCCACGCAGGCGTGCGGCTCGGGCGAGCCGAACGGCCGGAACACCGTCGCCGGAAGCCGGTAGGCGAACAGCCGCACCGTGCGCATCGATTCCAGCCAGCGGTACTCGATGGCGTGCACGCGATCACCGCTACCGGCGCCGATGATCCGGTCGCGGTCGGCCTGCGTGGTGGCCGGCGTGACCCAGGCCAGGGCCCGCGGGCACTGCCGTGGGAACCAGTAGTCGGGGGACCGTTGCGCGTCGACCGCCCAGACGTAGGCCTCTGGCTGTCTGGCGGTCGCCGCGACATGGGGGACGAACCGGGTGATGCCGGGGTCCTCGGAGAAATGCAGCACCTGGCCGGGTTCGGGTCGCATCGGCCCGTTCTAGCACCTGCACGCGGGATGGCTGGCGGTTTGGTGGTGCCACGGCGCCACCGAACCGCCAGCCATCGCCGGTCATGTCAGCCGGACACCAGATCGATGCGCGCGCTGTCCTGGACGAACCCGACGGCCTCGAAAGCCCTCCCCATGGGGACGTTCGCGTCGTCGGTCTCGCCGAAGACCAGGTCGGCGCCGTGCTCGGCCTGCCAGCGCGTCATCCAGGCCAGCAGCTCGCGGGCGTACCCGCGGCCGCGCTGTTCCGGCACCACGCCGACGTAGCCGGTGACGACGCGGGCGCCGCTGTTGCCGGTGACCAGCCCGGCCAGCGCGCCGTCGCCGTCGTAGGCGAGCCGCCAGCCGTCGGACGGGCCGGCGTAGTTCACCATGTCGGCCAGTTCCTCGGCGGCCAGCTCGGCGGCGTCGCGGGTGCGCAACGACCGCTGCGTGTGCGCGTCGAGGCTGCCCTCGAACGTGCGCCGGTACGCGTCGGCCAGTGCGGGGTCGCCGGGCCCGCTGACCGGCTCGAACCGCAGCCCGTCACGGCCGTCACGGACGGCCGGGACGCCGGCGGCCGGCGTCCAGCGGAACCCCCGGCGCGTCACCAGCAGCTCGAACCCGGCCGCTTCCGCCGCCGTCATGAGGCCGGTCAGCGCGGGTGGCGGGTTCTCGCGCCAGTCGGCCGGCGGGTGCAGGTTCAGCTCGACCTGCTCGAGCCCGCCGGCGTGCAGGTCGTCGGCGGCCCGCCGCAGCAGCGCCGTCATGATCTCGACGCGGTCGGGCTCGGCGCCGAGCTCGAACAGGTCGACGATCCACGGCTGCTCGTTGTCGGCCCCGCCGTAGCCGGCCGCCCGCCCGACGACGCGGTCGTCGCGGACGGCGGCCCAGACCCACTCGGGACGGCGCTTGCGGGCGGCGAACGCCGTGACCAGATGCGCCTCGGTGACGACGCGGTCGGCAATGTACGTGCCCAGCTCGGACCGGGCGCCGCACAGCAGCGCGAGTGCCTCGTCGGATGTGCTGGGCCGGGTGATGCTGAGGTGCATGTCTCTCCTCGGAGAGTCAGCCGCCCTCACCCTGGAGAGCGGCGCGGAAACCATGGCGGTGCATCGCGACCTCCTCTCCTGCCGGGCCGGGCCGCCACACGGCCCGGACGCTGGACTCGACCCTACCGGATACGCTTCTGTCCGTGTCGAGCAGTGAGAACGCGCCCTCGGGTGCCACCTATGCCAGCGCCGGGGTCGACATCGAGGCCGGCGACCGCGCCGTCGAGTTGATGAAGGAGTGGGTCGCCAAGACCCGCCGCCCCGAGGTCGTCGGCGGGCTCGGCGGCTTCGCCGGCCTGTTCGACGCCAGCGCGCTCAAGGCGTACCGGCGGCCGCTGCTGGCCACCAGCACCGACGGCGTCGGCACGAAGGTCGCGGTGGCGCAGCGCATGGACGTCCACGACACCATCGGCTTCGACCTCGTGGGCATGGTCGTCGACGACATCGTCGTCTGCGGCGCCGAGCCGCTGTTCATGACCGACTACATCGCCTGCGGCCGCGTGGTCCCGGAGCGCACCGCCGCCATCGTCAAGGGCATCGCCCAGGCCTGCGTCATGGCCGGCTGCGCGCTCAGCGGCGGCGAGACGGCCGAACACCCGGGCCTGCTGGGTCCGGACGAGTACGACGTCGCCGGCGCCGTCACGGGCGTCGTGGAGGCCGACGCGCTGCTCGGCGCCGAGCGGGTGCGCGCCGGTGACGTCGTCGTCGCCATGGCGTCGTCGGGGCTGCACTCCAACGGCTACTCGCTGGTGCGGCACGTCCTGCTCGAGCGGGCGGGCTGGGCGCTGGAGCGCGACGTGCCGGAGCTGGGCCGCACGCTGGGCGAGGAACTGCTCGAGCCGACCCGCATCTACGCGCAGGACTGCCTGGCGCTGGCGGCCGCCGTCGAGGTGCACGCGATGTCGCACGTCACCGGCGGCGGGCTGGCCGCCAACCTGGCTCGCGTGCTGCCGGGCACCGTCACGGCCCGGCTGGACCGCGCCACCTGGACGCCGCAGCCGGTGTTCGGGCTGGTGGGAGCCGTCGGCGAGGTGTCGGAGCCGGAGCTGGAGAAGACCCTCAACATGGGCGTCGGCATGGTCGCCGTAGTGGCGGCCGATGCGGCCGACGCGGCGGTACGGCTGCTGACGGACCGAGGGGTGGCGGCGTGGATCGCCGGCGAGGTGGTCGGCGGCGACGGATCGGCGACGCTGCACGGCGCCTACGGCGGCTGATCGAGCGGCTCAGGCGGTCTGCTGGCCTCGGCGAGCCGAGGACGGCAGACCGCCCGACGATCTTTCGCTGACGGCCCGGGTCAACCCGCGTGACGACGGGGTTCGTCGTCATCGTCGTCGAGGTAGCGCGAGTACTCGTCGTACTCCTCGCCGTCGTTCACCTCGTCGAGGTCCGTGTGACTATCGCCATCGCCGTCGGTGCCCAACTCACGCTGCAAAGCGCCGAAGTCGGTGTCCAGAGTCTGGTACTTCAACCGACGGGCGACCTTTGTCTGCTTGGCCTTGGCCCGGCCGCGCCCCATAGGGTCGACCCCCTCGCACAAACCGGGGCGACCAGCTCACTGGACGCCCTCGTTTCCGTTCGAATGACATCTGCTCGTAGGGATAACGGTACAGGGTCCGAGGCTGTTCCGCCTCATCCGGTACCAACTAGCGAGCCGCCGTGCGTCATCGGCCCAGGTAGACGTCGCGCAATCGGCTGACGGCGGCGATTCGGCGCTCGGCCAGACGGTCGGCGGCGACGGCCGGAGGGACGCCGTCGTCGGCGGCCAGCTGGAAGATCTCGCGCGTGGTGTCGAAGATCTTCGTGGCCTTCGTCTTGGCCCGATCGAACGAGAATCCGTGCAGCTCATCGGCGACCTGGATGACTCCGCCGGAGTTCACGACGTAGTCGGGCGCGTAGAGGATGCCGGCGTCGTCGAGGCTCTTCTCGATGCCGGCATGGGCGAGCTGGTTGTTCGCCCCGCCGCAGACCGCGGCCACCTTGCCCTCGGTGAGCAACGTCATGGTGTGGTCGTCGAGGGCGCCGCCCAGCGCGCACGGCGCGTACACGTCGATGCCGGCGCCCAGCAGCGCGGTGGTGTCGTCGACGACGTCGACCTGCGGGTGCGCGGCGCGCAGCTGGTCGAGCGCGTGCTCGGACACGTCGGTGACGACGACGGAGGCGCCTTCGTCGAGCAGCAGGCCGGTCAGCTTGGAGCCGACCTTGCCGACGCCGGCGATGCCGACCCGCCGTCCGGCCAGGCTGGTGCCACCCCACAGCCGCTCGGCGGCCGCGCGCATGCCCTGGAACACGCCGAACGCGGTGAGCACGCTGGAATCGCCGGCGCCGCCCTCGGCCGGCGAGCGGCCGGTGACCCATCGGCTCTCGCGGGCGACGACGTCCATGTCGGCGACGTAGGTGCCGACGTCGCACGCGGTGATGTAGCGGCCGCCGAGGGACTCGACGAACCGGCCGTAGGCGCGCAGTTGCGTCTCGGACTTGTCCAGCTCGGGGTCGCCGATGATGACCGCCTTGCCGCCGCCGTGGTCGAGACCGGCGAGGGCGTTCTTGTAGGTCATGCCGCGGGAGAGGTGCAGGACGTCCTCGAGTGCGGCGTCCTCGGATTCATACGGGTAGAAGCGGGTACCGCCGAGGGCGGGTCCGAGGGCGGTGGAGTGGAGCGCGATGATGGCTCGTAGGCCGCTTCCGGCATCGTGGCAGAAAACGACCTGCTCGTGTCCGGTGTGTCGACCGAACACCAGCGGCGACGCCTTGGTCATGGTGGTGACCCTTTCACGTCAGAGCCCGCGGGGTGTGCGGGCTGGTGTCAAGCTCACTCTAGGACGACCGGCGGTTCCGAGGAGGTAGCACGGTGCGGCGATGGCACGGGAACCCGTGGGCGATCCTGCTCACCTTGTGTCTGGGCTTCTTCATGACGTTGCTCGACGTGACGATCGTCAACATCGCCATCCCCAGCATGATGACCGAGCTCGGCGCGTCGCTGGACGAGATCCTGTGGGTGATCAACGCCTACGTGATCATGCTGGCGGTGCTGGTCATCACGGCCGGCCGGCTCGGCGACCTGCGCGGCCAGCGCACCATGTTCATCATCGGCGTCGCGGTGTTCACTCTGGCGTCGCTGGCCTGCGGGCTGTCGCAGGGCCCCGTCATGCTGATCGCCTGCCGCGTCGTGCAGGGCATCGGCGCCGCGATCCTGATGCCACAGACGTCCGCGCTGCTCATCACGACCTTCCCGCCGGAGAAACGCGGGACGGCGTTCGGCATCTGGGGCGCTGTGGCCGGTGTCGCCACCGTCGCCGGGCCGACGCTGGGCGGGCTGCTGGTGACGGTGTTCGACTGGCGGTGGATCTTCTTCGTCAACGTGCCGGTGGGCGTCCTCGTGCTGGCCATGGCGTGGTCGATCATCCCGGAGTCGGCCCGGCGCGAACGGCACCGGCTGGACGTCCCCGGCGTGCTGCTGGCCAGCGCGGCGCTCGTGCTGCTGACCTTCGGGCTGGTCGAGGGCGAGCGGTTCGGGTGGGGGCAGGTGTGGGAGTTCGTCTCGATCCCGGCGCTGCTGGTGGCCGGCTCCGTCCTGCTGGCCGTGTTCCTCGTGCTGCAGGCGCTGCGTCAGGACCGCGAGCCGCTGATCCCGTTCGGCCTGTTCCACGACCGCAACTACTCGGTGATGAACGGCGTGGCGGGGCTGGTCGCCATCGGGATGGTGGGGACGTTCCTGCCGATCACCATCTATCTGCAGACGGTGCTCGGGCACACCGCGCTGGAGGCCGGCCTGACGCTCGCGCCGATGTCCGTCGTCTCGATGTTCGTGGCGCCGTTCGCGGGCCGGTTCTCCGACCGCGTCGGCGGCAAGTTCATCCTGATCGCGGGCCTCTTGCTCTATGGCGGCGGCGTGCTGTCCTTCGCCGTGGTCGCCACCGACACCGCGCAGTGGTGGCACTTCCTGCCGTCGCTGCTGGTGGCGGGGCTGGGGCTGGGGTGCATCTTCGCCCCCATGAACACCGTGGCGATGCGCGACGTGCCCGGACGGGTGGCCGGCGCGGCGTCCGGAGTGCTGAACACGAACCGTCAGCTGGGTCAGGTGGTGGGCAGTGCGGTCGTCGGAGCGGTGCTGCAAGGGCTGCTCGCGAGCCGCCTGCATTCCGAAGCCGTTGCGGCCGCAACGGCTTTGCCGCCGGACGCCCGGCAACCGTTCATCGACGGTTTCGCGGGGGCCGCTGAGGGAGGTCTGCAGGTCAGCGGCGCGGAAGGCGGAATTGACATGGCACTTCCACCGGGAGTTTCTCAAGAAGTCGCGGGAAAGATCGCCGAAATGGCACACGATGTGTTCATACAGGGCTATGTTGATGCAATGAAGCCGACGCTGATCGTTCCGGTCGCCGCCGTGGCATGTGGGGCACTGCTGTGTCTCGCAGTCAAGGGTGGACGAACGCGACGAGAAGCCGAGGTGGGTGGTGCCGGCACGCGGACGATCTCCGATGCCGGGTAGACCGGTCCCGCACGAGTTGGGCCGGTTCGCGGCTTACGTGAACCTTACGTAGGCTAGAGACACCCTGGGTGGACATCATCCGAATGGCTGGCTTGGGTCGAGCCGTACGGTCGGTGTCGTTCGAGGGGGTCGACAAGGTGGAATATCCGGTGTGGCGGGAAACCTCCCGCTATGGGATCTAAGGAGGTGACGATGGCGACCAGGACACAAGACGCCGAGCCCCTCCTCACTCCTGCCGAGGTGGCGGCCATGTTCCGGGTGGATCCGAAGACGGTGACCCGGTGGGCCAAGGCCGGCAAGCTCACGTCGATCCGGACGCTCGGTGGCCACCGGCGGTACCGCGAGTCCGAGGTGCGTGCGCTGCTCAACGGGCAAGGGTCCGCAGTGGAGCGCGTCGAGGTCGGCGAGCTCTAAGGGGTGAGAATCGTCCCACCATACGCTCGACCTTGCCGAGCGGGGGCGGTAACGGGGAAGTCAAGGCTGGGCCCGTAGGCGGCGGGCCAGGCCTGCGGCGGGGGCTGCGCGGGAACGCGTAACTAGAAGTCGTGTGACCTGTGGTGCAGGATCACACGAGATCGGGTCGGCGTCGCGAGCGCGACGGAGTCAGCCCCGGGTGGGGTATGGCTGCGCTGTCGCATCGCACCAGCCGCCAGGCGTCGACACGGGCGGTGGGCAACCGGCCGCCCGTGTCCGCTACTTTCAACGGTTGCTTTCTTTTCTCGCACATCTTCTTTCTCATCGGCCATTCGGCCAGAATGTACGACCATTCTTGTGACGCGAGCGGCGCGTCGATGCCGTCGCGATGACACAGCCTTATCCGACGGCGCTGCGCTCACCCAATGGGCGCCGCCGGAGCGCCGGATCGGACAACGACACCGGTGTCCACGCGCCGTCAGGGTGGTAGACGTTGCTGCCGGGCGGCACGATCGCGTCGATGCGGTCCAGTGTCGCGTCGTCCAGGGCGACCTCGGCGCCGTCGAGCAGCGACTCCAGCTGCTCCATCGTCCGCGGCCCGATGATCGTCGACGTGACCGCCGGGTGCGCCAGCGTGAACGCGACGGCCAGTTGCGGCAGCGTGCACCCCGCGTCGTCGGCCACCTCGATCAGCCGCTCGACCAGCTCGAGCTTGGCCGCGTTCACCGGCAGCGCCGGGTCGAACCGCCCTGGCGTCAGCCGCGCCCGTCCCGTCGTCAGGTCGATCGGGCGGCCCTCGCGGTGGTGGCCGGACAGGAAGCCGGAGGCGAGCGGGCTCCACGTCAGGATGCCCAGGCCGTAGCGCCGGCAGGTCGGCAGCACCGACGTCTCGATGCCGCGGGCCAGCAGCGAGTACGGCGGCTGTTCGGTGCGGAAGCGCAGCAGCCCGCGCCGCTCGGACACGTGCTGCGCCTCGACGATCTCCTCGGCCGGGAAGGTGGAGTGGCCGAACGCGCGGATCTTGCCCTGGTGGACGAGGTCGCTCAGCGCCGACACCGTCTCCTCGACGTCGGTCGTGGGGTCGGGCCTGTGCACCGCGAGGAGCCGCTCCGGTTCGGCCCCTCGGTCAGCGGCCTGTCACTCGAAGAGAAGGGCACCTTCGTCGCCAGCACGACGTCGTCGCGCCGGCCCTGCAGCGCCTTCCCGACGATCTCCTCGGACTCGCCCGCCGAGTACATGTCCGCCGTGTCGACGACGTTGATCCCGCGGTCCAGCGCGGCGTGGATGATGCGGGCACTGTCGTCGTGGTCGGGGTTGCCGGCCGCGCCGAACATCATGGTGCCGAGGCAGTACGGGCTGACGTGGATGCCGGTGCCGCCGAGGGGTCGATAGCGCATCTCAGGACGCTACGGTTTCGAGCGCACTCGAAGTCAAGCGCCGCTGGTGGTGTCCGACCCGACCAGCATGATGAGGTCATGAGATGACGCCCGAACAGCAGACGGTGTTCGCGCTCGACCTGCTGCGCACGGAGGTCGCGAGCGGCGGCTTCGATTGCTACTCCGCTGCTCCGGTGGCACCCACGCGCTCGAGGCTGGGCGGCGCTCGTCCACGAGGCGTGCGCGACGACGTGTGACCCCTACCCGGGCTGGCATCGAGTAGCGGACCGACGCGTACGTCGCGGCTCACTGGGCGGCGTTCCTCCGCTGAGCCGGTTTCGGTGCCGCTCGGGTGCGGTATGGTCACGCGCGACGTCGGCATTGTGTCGCTTCTGTGACTATGCGGGGTTGAGCATGCGGAAGAGCATCATCGGCGGTGTCGGGGCCACCCGCCCTGACGGTCGTTGGTGCGGCGACGCCGGCCGCAGGCCTGGAGGCGTCGGCTGCGGTCGTCTTCCCAGAACAGCGTGGCCCTGAGCTGGCCCCGCGCCCGTCGGTCCCTCCCGGCCGGCGGGCGCGGGGTCATCTTCGTTTCACGGCAGTGGTGGTCAGGTACGGAGTCGGGTGGCGAGCGGGCAGCGGAACGGGTCTGTCGTGGCGTGTTCGACGGTGTTGAGGTAGCGGACGATCACGCGGTAGGCGCCGACGAAGCTGGTTTCGGTGTAGCGGACATCGTGCTTGGCGCAGTGGTCCCGGACGAGGGCTCGGGCCCGGCGGAGGTTGGGGCGGGGCATGCTCGGGAACAGATGGTGTTCGATCTGGTAGTTGAGCCCGCCCATCGCGAAGGTGGTGAGCCTGCCCCCGCTGATGTTGCGTGACATCAGGACCTGCCGACGCAGGAAGTCGATCTTCAGGTCGGGCGGGACGATCGGCATGCCGAGGTGGTTCGGCGCGAAGGCGCCGCCGAGCAGGAGGCCGAACAGGGCCATCTGGACACCGAAGAACGCGGCGGCCTTGCCCGGCGGCAGTACCAGCAGCAGCACGGTGACGTACCCGCCGAAGCGTCCGGCGATGAACGCGACTTCCCACCAGCGGTGCTTGAGCTGTCGCTGATGCAGCAGCCGCTGAAAGCTGGCGATGTGCAGGGCGAGGCCCATGAACAGCGCAAGGGGGAAGAAGTAGCCCTGCCAGCGGGTGAGGCGAGCCGCCAGGCCGCGCCGATTCGCGGCGATGGCCGGGGTGAAGGCGAAAGCGCTGGGCCCGATGTCGGGGTCCGATCCCTCCTTGTTGGGGTTGGCGTGGTGGCGGCTGTGCTTGCCCATCCACCAGCCGTGGCTGAGCCCGACGAACACCCCTGCCAGCACCCGGGAGGTCCAGTCGTTCCAGTGATGGGACCGGAAGATCTGCCGGTGTGCGCTGTCGTGTCCCAGGAAGGTGAGCTGGGTGAACACGACGCCCAATCCGGCGGCGAGGAGCAGCTGGAACCACGTGTCGCCGAGGAACGCGAAGCCCACCCAGATACCGGCGAGGACCGCGACCGTGATGATGATCCTGGACCAGTAGTAGCCGTAGCGGCGGCGAAGCAGCCCAGCGGCCCGTACCTGCTGGGCCAGCTCGGTGTACGTGCTCACGTACCGCACCCGCCGCGGCACGGCCTCAGTACCCGTCGCGGCCGTCGAGCCCGG
Protein-coding sequences here:
- a CDS encoding SH3 domain-containing protein; this encodes MSQPRHGRSRHRRAKLAALTRLPALTRRRVALLAAPVVLAGAAVAGVTLWPDDAAVGDNATASMDLPEREESASRGQDRPELPSVTPNAAPTPTATPTPTPTPTPTPTPTPTPTPTPTPTPTPEPTVAGQLFVTAGLNVRTSPDLEAEVVTVLGSGAEVDITGATEGTWSQILLDGEPYWVATEYLAQEPPAEEPSGGISAAECESGSGVEDGLTQDAIRVHRAVCAVFPQVTSYGGLRSGDGGEHGSGRALDIMISGSVGDDIAAYVRENYRELGVSEVIWEQRIWTVERSSEGWRWMEDRGDATANHYDHVHVTVYGNEGTT
- a CDS encoding DUF6886 family protein, translating into MRPEPGQVLHFSEDPGITRFVPHVAATARQPEAYVWAVDAQRSPDYWFPRQCPRALAWVTPATTQADRDRIIGAGSGDRVHAIEYRWLESMRTVRLFAYRLPATVFRPFGSPEPHACVATEPVEPLGPAEPVGDLLRLHEEAGIQLRVLTALGPFWDAVVNSSVGFSGIRLRNAAA
- a CDS encoding GNAT family N-acetyltransferase, with protein sequence MHLSITRPSTSDEALALLCGARSELGTYIADRVVTEAHLVTAFAARKRRPEWVWAAVRDDRVVGRAAGYGGADNEQPWIVDLFELGAEPDRVEIMTALLRRAADDLHAGGLEQVELNLHPPADWRENPPPALTGLMTAAEAAGFELLVTRRGFRWTPAAGVPAVRDGRDGLRFEPVSGPGDPALADAYRRTFEGSLDAHTQRSLRTRDAAELAAEELADMVNYAGPSDGWRLAYDGDGALAGLVTGNSGARVVTGYVGVVPEQRGRGYARELLAWMTRWQAEHGADLVFGETDDANVPMGRAFEAVGFVQDSARIDLVSG
- the purM gene encoding phosphoribosylformylglycinamidine cyclo-ligase, with translation MSSSENAPSGATYASAGVDIEAGDRAVELMKEWVAKTRRPEVVGGLGGFAGLFDASALKAYRRPLLATSTDGVGTKVAVAQRMDVHDTIGFDLVGMVVDDIVVCGAEPLFMTDYIACGRVVPERTAAIVKGIAQACVMAGCALSGGETAEHPGLLGPDEYDVAGAVTGVVEADALLGAERVRAGDVVVAMASSGLHSNGYSLVRHVLLERAGWALERDVPELGRTLGEELLEPTRIYAQDCLALAAAVEVHAMSHVTGGGLAANLARVLPGTVTARLDRATWTPQPVFGLVGAVGEVSEPELEKTLNMGVGMVAVVAADAADAAVRLLTDRGVAAWIAGEVVGGDGSATLHGAYGG
- a CDS encoding DUF3073 domain-containing protein; the protein is MGRGRAKAKQTKVARRLKYQTLDTDFGALQRELGTDGDGDSHTDLDEVNDGEEYDEYSRYLDDDDDEPRRHAG
- a CDS encoding Glu/Leu/Phe/Val dehydrogenase dimerization domain-containing protein codes for the protein MTKASPLVFGRHTGHEQVVFCHDAGSGLRAIIALHSTALGPALGGTRFYPYESEDAALEDVLHLSRGMTYKNALAGLDHGGGKAVIIGDPELDKSETQLRAYGRFVESLGGRYITACDVGTYVADMDVVARESRWVTGRSPAEGGAGDSSVLTAFGVFQGMRAAAERLWGGTSLAGRRVGIAGVGKVGSKLTGLLLDEGASVVVTDVSEHALDQLRAAHPQVDVVDDTTALLGAGIDVYAPCALGGALDDHTMTLLTEGKVAAVCGGANNQLAHAGIEKSLDDAGILYAPDYVVNSGGVIQVADELHGFSFDRAKTKATKIFDTTREIFQLAADDGVPPAVAADRLAERRIAAVSRLRDVYLGR
- a CDS encoding DHA2 family efflux MFS transporter permease subunit, whose protein sequence is MRRWHGNPWAILLTLCLGFFMTLLDVTIVNIAIPSMMTELGASLDEILWVINAYVIMLAVLVITAGRLGDLRGQRTMFIIGVAVFTLASLACGLSQGPVMLIACRVVQGIGAAILMPQTSALLITTFPPEKRGTAFGIWGAVAGVATVAGPTLGGLLVTVFDWRWIFFVNVPVGVLVLAMAWSIIPESARRERHRLDVPGVLLASAALVLLTFGLVEGERFGWGQVWEFVSIPALLVAGSVLLAVFLVLQALRQDREPLIPFGLFHDRNYSVMNGVAGLVAIGMVGTFLPITIYLQTVLGHTALEAGLTLAPMSVVSMFVAPFAGRFSDRVGGKFILIAGLLLYGGGVLSFAVVATDTAQWWHFLPSLLVAGLGLGCIFAPMNTVAMRDVPGRVAGAASGVLNTNRQLGQVVGSAVVGAVLQGLLASRLHSEAVAAATALPPDARQPFIDGFAGAAEGGLQVSGAEGGIDMALPPGVSQEVAGKIAEMAHDVFIQGYVDAMKPTLIVPVAAVACGALLCLAVKGGRTRREAEVGGAGTRTISDAG
- a CDS encoding BldC family transcriptional regulator, with the translated sequence MATRTQDAEPLLTPAEVAAMFRVDPKTVTRWAKAGKLTSIRTLGGHRRYRESEVRALLNGQGSAVERVEVGEL
- a CDS encoding acyl-CoA desaturase, which translates into the protein MSETSPGSTAATGTEAVPRRVRYVSTYTELAQQVRAAGLLRRRYGYYWSRIIITVAVLAGIWVGFAFLGDTWFQLLLAAGLGVVFTQLTFLGHDSAHRQIFRSHHWNDWTSRVLAGVFVGLSHGWWMGKHSRHHANPNKEGSDPDIGPSAFAFTPAIAANRRGLAARLTRWQGYFFPLALFMGLALHIASFQRLLHQRQLKHRWWEVAFIAGRFGGYVTVLLLVLPPGKAAAFFGVQMALFGLLLGGAFAPNHLGMPIVPPDLKIDFLRRQVLMSRNISGGRLTTFAMGGLNYQIEHHLFPSMPRPNLRRARALVRDHCAKHDVRYTETSFVGAYRVIVRYLNTVEHATTDPFRCPLATRLRT